From the Clostridium sp. Marseille-P299 genome, one window contains:
- a CDS encoding S8 family serine peptidase gives MLIALIDDGIDSSAYANIHVKYDMQIGNDCVVRKRQADDWIMTDHGTTCAGIISKYAPMAEFCSIRIFHDERLRSSCDQLIAAMEWCMEKQVPIIHLSVGSSQPNDFSKLRVAVAKLIQRRHIVVAAHSNSSKYSVPACLNGVLGVIADSEFEGSTYQMSTDLYAINNMIKASSRHNLRTSSGIDLVTIVANSYAAPTVTAAVHNILEQYGEFSMLVSQIYTKLLNGSTDNIFSKPDFIEDAYIINPMALPFLKEHLFFRCIAEYSNFTNMNNNCNECKSIVLLSPYDSNESEKNNTNFTDIPDSITTLLYGGRISGPFKKALSERMLIWSKENNEYANCLVDMQYEVSSVIICIHGDSVKILHTLCTLRKMFIDDGYLCRGLTDAPEYFLYDLEFISPNTSVQSAIMYLDKTYSPDVVICGFQCTGSSTEFDVEAYHILLGDCKLYDSISKGQSSLLSVIDTESLRAVYIKILSYFLE, from the coding sequence ATGCTGATTGCATTGATTGATGATGGTATTGACTCATCTGCATATGCGAATATTCATGTCAAATACGATATGCAGATTGGAAATGATTGCGTAGTCAGGAAGAGACAAGCAGATGATTGGATTATGACTGATCATGGCACGACTTGTGCTGGAATTATATCAAAATATGCTCCAATGGCAGAATTTTGTAGTATTCGTATTTTTCATGATGAGCGACTTCGCTCATCATGTGACCAGCTAATTGCTGCTATGGAGTGGTGTATGGAAAAACAAGTACCAATCATTCACTTAAGCGTTGGTTCTAGTCAGCCAAATGATTTTTCAAAACTAAGGGTGGCTGTTGCAAAATTAATACAACGGCGTCATATAGTCGTAGCTGCTCATAGTAATTCCTCGAAGTATTCTGTACCTGCGTGTCTTAATGGCGTACTCGGGGTTATAGCTGATTCGGAATTTGAGGGTAGTACCTACCAAATGTCCACTGATTTATATGCAATAAATAACATGATTAAGGCATCATCGCGACACAACTTGAGAACCTCATCAGGAATAGATTTGGTGACTATTGTAGCTAATAGTTATGCCGCACCAACGGTTACCGCAGCTGTACATAATATTCTTGAACAGTACGGCGAGTTTTCCATGCTTGTTTCACAAATCTATACAAAATTATTGAACGGATCAACTGATAATATATTTTCTAAACCAGACTTTATTGAAGATGCATATATTATTAACCCAATGGCGCTTCCATTTTTGAAAGAACATCTGTTTTTTCGTTGTATCGCAGAATACTCAAATTTTACGAATATGAATAATAACTGCAATGAATGTAAGAGCATTGTGCTTCTTTCTCCATACGATAGTAACGAATCAGAAAAAAATAATACGAATTTTACTGATATACCGGATTCAATCACAACCTTGCTTTATGGAGGACGTATATCCGGGCCATTTAAAAAAGCTCTTAGCGAAAGGATGCTAATCTGGAGTAAAGAAAATAACGAGTATGCAAATTGCTTGGTTGATATGCAGTATGAAGTATCTTCTGTTATTATCTGTATCCATGGAGATAGTGTAAAAATCCTTCACACACTATGTACACTTCGTAAGATGTTCATTGATGATGGCTATCTATGCCGAGGGTTAACAGATGCTCCGGAATATTTTTTATATGATTTAGAGTTTATTTCTCCTAATACTTCAGTACAATCAGCTATAATGTATCTGGACAAAACATATAGCCCTGATGTAGTTATATGTGGATTTCAATGTACCGGTTCTTCTACAGAATTTGACGTAGAAGCATACCATATTCTATTAGGTGATTGTAAACTTTATGATTCTATATCCAAAGGTCAAAGTAGCTTATTGTCAGTTATTGATACCGAATCCTTGCGAGCAGTGTACATAAAAATATTAAGTTATTTCTTAGAGTGA
- a CDS encoding recombinase family protein, with protein MNYGYIKAMENCSKERSISINKQLNELTTLGITKIYIDIITKEKNNKEKLYILIDNLQKGETLVITKLSRIADNFNELSELCNALDVLGVTLEVLDIGIIVPISNKITNELWINAIKEFEKDIKYERICNGHLKSKKNKQSRSTKYSKKQLSDALRLRDRNTFSEIASITGISKSTLLRASKNMQL; from the coding sequence ATGAATTATGGATATATTAAAGCAATGGAAAATTGTTCGAAAGAAAGAAGTATTTCAATCAATAAACAACTTAATGAATTAACTACATTAGGCATAACCAAGATTTACATAGACATAATAACTAAAGAGAAAAATAATAAAGAAAAACTTTATATCCTTATAGATAATTTACAAAAAGGTGAAACATTAGTTATAACCAAATTATCTAGAATAGCTGATAATTTTAATGAATTATCTGAATTATGTAATGCATTAGATGTATTAGGAGTTACTTTAGAGGTACTTGATATAGGAATTATAGTTCCTATATCTAATAAAATCACGAATGAGCTATGGATAAATGCTATAAAAGAATTTGAAAAAGATATAAAGTATGAAAGAATTTGTAATGGGCATTTAAAATCCAAAAAAAATAAACAATCAAGATCAACGAAATATTCTAAAAAACAATTAAGTGATGCTTTAAGGCTTCGTGATCGAAATACTTTCAGTGAAATAGCTTCAATTACTGGTATAAGTAAAAGTACATTATTAAGAGCAAGTAAAAATATGCAGCTATAA
- a CDS encoding SLC13 family permease, which yields MLITALVLFIITYVLMLSLSKYRYIVALISAFLFVVIGILPITKILPSIDFNVILMIAGTMGTVSLFIDSKMPALLSDLLIRKVPNVCFAVVVLSFFAGIISAFVDNVATVLMVAPVGLAISKKVKISPVPVLISIAVSSNLQGAATLVGDTTSILLGNYANMDFLDFFFMNGKIGIFWVVEVGALATLLVLILLFRKEKQPIDVGALTKVTDFVPTILLCGTVVSLIMASFIPKKPAITNGLICVGFFVVGILWSYIKTHNSTSALKAIKEVDYQTLLLLTGLFVVIAGITEAGVIKKISEYFVLLAGDNVFIVYTLLVFASVIFSAFIDNIPYVATMLPVVSSIAVMMNVEPYLLYFGLLIGATLGGNLTPIGASANITAIGILRKDGYEVKTRDFMRIGVPFTLMAVWIGYVLLWVIYR from the coding sequence ATGTTAATAACAGCATTAGTTTTATTTATTATTACATATGTTTTAATGCTTAGCTTGTCTAAGTATCGTTACATTGTTGCATTAATTTCAGCATTTTTGTTTGTAGTAATTGGTATACTTCCTATAACGAAGATATTACCATCCATAGACTTTAATGTAATATTAATGATAGCAGGTACTATGGGAACAGTATCCTTATTTATTGATTCGAAAATGCCCGCGTTATTGTCGGACCTACTTATTCGTAAGGTTCCAAACGTATGCTTTGCTGTCGTAGTGTTATCCTTTTTTGCTGGTATTATCTCGGCGTTTGTTGATAATGTTGCCACCGTATTAATGGTTGCCCCTGTTGGGCTTGCTATTTCAAAGAAAGTAAAAATATCACCAGTTCCAGTATTAATTAGTATCGCTGTATCGTCTAATCTTCAAGGTGCAGCAACCTTAGTAGGAGATACAACTTCAATCTTACTTGGTAATTATGCAAATATGGATTTCCTAGATTTCTTTTTTATGAATGGTAAAATAGGTATCTTCTGGGTCGTAGAAGTTGGTGCACTGGCAACCCTTTTGGTTTTAATTCTTTTATTTAGAAAGGAAAAACAACCAATTGATGTGGGAGCTTTGACAAAAGTAACTGATTTTGTTCCAACTATCTTACTATGTGGCACTGTAGTTTCCTTAATTATGGCTTCCTTTATACCAAAAAAACCAGCAATTACAAATGGTTTGATATGTGTTGGTTTCTTTGTAGTTGGTATCTTATGGTCTTATATTAAGACTCACAATTCTACCTCGGCATTAAAAGCCATAAAGGAGGTAGATTACCAGACACTTTTATTATTAACAGGTTTATTTGTTGTAATTGCAGGCATTACTGAAGCGGGTGTAATAAAGAAAATCAGTGAATATTTCGTTCTCCTTGCTGGAGATAATGTTTTTATCGTTTATACCTTACTGGTGTTTGCTTCTGTTATATTTTCTGCATTTATAGATAATATTCCATATGTTGCAACAATGCTTCCAGTAGTAAGTTCTATCGCTGTGATGATGAATGTAGAGCCTTATTTACTTTACTTTGGTTTATTGATTGGTGCAACCTTAGGCGGTAATTTAACACCAATAGGAGCATCTGCCAATATTACAGCCATTGGTATTCTTCGCAAGGATGGATATGAGGTTAAGACCAGGGACTTTATGCGAATCGGTGTACCATTTACATTAATGGCGGTTTGGATTGGATATGTGCTTCTCTGGGTTATTTATCGTTAA
- the ltrA gene encoding group II intron reverse transcriptase/maturase, producing MKETKKCDDSRQLNTESGHLQKDRVELESYAKAPSISMTSDNRQNARREYHYGLLEKIISNENLNEAFKRVKKNKGSHGIDKMGVDELLPYLRSHGEELKQSIADGSYKPNPVRRVEIPKDNGKTRPLGIPTVVDRVIQQAVSQVLTPIFEKKFSENSYGFRPNRNAHQAILKCKEYMDEGYKWAVDIDLEKYFDTVNHDRLIGLIYKEVKDIRVIGLIRKYLNAGVMEKGLVSATVEGVPQGGNLSPLLSNIMLHELDMELERRGLKFCRYADDCNVYVKSKKSAERVMKSITEFIEKDLKLKVNKEKSKVDRPWKLKYLGYTFYNKKGEMGIRVHQVSVKKLKGKLKSITGRSNAMSMELRAIKLKQLIVGWISYFKLADMKGTLRELDEWLRRRLRLCYWKQWKKIKTKHDNLVKLGVENWKAWEHANTRKGYWRISNSPILNSTLTNKYLREQGFITLSERYSQIR from the coding sequence TTGAAAGAAACAAAGAAATGTGATGACAGCAGACAACTGAATACAGAATCAGGTCATTTGCAAAAGGATAGAGTGGAACTCGAAAGCTATGCAAAGGCGCCGAGCATTTCTATGACGTCGGATAACAGACAGAACGCCCGAAGAGAATATCACTATGGATTGCTAGAGAAAATCATTAGTAATGAAAATCTAAATGAAGCCTTTAAACGTGTAAAGAAGAATAAAGGAAGTCATGGAATCGACAAGATGGGAGTAGATGAACTTCTACCATATCTAAGAAGTCATGGCGAAGAGCTTAAGCAATCCATAGCAGATGGAAGTTATAAACCGAATCCCGTAAGAAGGGTAGAGATACCAAAGGATAACGGGAAAACAAGACCATTAGGGATACCAACTGTAGTAGACCGAGTGATACAACAGGCAGTATCACAAGTACTAACGCCAATCTTTGAGAAGAAATTTTCAGAGAATAGTTATGGATTTAGACCAAATCGAAACGCGCATCAAGCAATTCTAAAATGTAAAGAATACATGGATGAAGGCTATAAATGGGCGGTAGATATAGATTTAGAAAAGTACTTTGATACTGTCAACCACGATAGGTTAATTGGGCTGATTTATAAAGAAGTCAAGGATATACGAGTAATCGGACTGATAAGGAAGTATCTAAATGCAGGAGTGATGGAAAAGGGATTAGTAAGTGCTACTGTAGAAGGAGTGCCTCAAGGTGGGAACTTATCTCCACTATTAAGTAATATCATGTTGCATGAACTAGATATGGAATTAGAACGAAGAGGACTTAAGTTCTGCCGTTATGCAGATGATTGCAATGTATACGTGAAATCAAAGAAATCAGCAGAGCGAGTTATGAAAAGTATCACGGAGTTTATAGAAAAGGACTTGAAGCTTAAAGTTAACAAAGAGAAAAGTAAGGTAGACCGACCATGGAAACTAAAATATTTAGGATATACCTTTTACAATAAGAAAGGTGAAATGGGAATAAGAGTACATCAAGTTTCTGTTAAGAAGTTAAAAGGAAAACTTAAGAGTATCACTGGAAGAAGTAATGCAATGAGTATGGAACTCAGAGCTATTAAACTAAAACAATTAATTGTTGGCTGGATAAGTTACTTCAAACTAGCAGATATGAAAGGTACTTTACGAGAACTTGATGAGTGGCTAAGAAGACGTTTACGTCTTTGTTACTGGAAACAGTGGAAAAAGATTAAAACGAAACATGATAACTTAGTTAAACTAGGGGTAGAGAATTGGAAAGCATGGGAACATGCGAATACAAGGAAAGGCTACTGGAGAATCTCCAATAGCCCAATCTTAAATTCAACTCTTACCAATAAATATCTTAGAGAACAAGGTTTTATAACACTTAGTGAAAGATATTCGCAAATAAGGTAA
- a CDS encoding peptidoglycan DD-metalloendopeptidase family protein — translation MYKKHLIRTATILLAALLFNVASKDVKAEETNVERCLTDNSLAGMSLIMNKYYDERLSETGISVSNATTPVYVDGVLIDAVHIPLEFSNLGVSKVSDYVNIRSEASTDSEVVGKLYSNAVATILSNDGEWAKITSGTVDGYIKSEYLSTGEEAVAIANQNFKKYATPTTMTLNIRSGPGTDYSIIAQVPMEEELEIISEGDQWIKVAYGNQSEAYVSKDYVDINYEFNYAVSKEEEEEIARKNSYDINNMIWPLPSDHTIYTYYGYRTPPTAGASTFHKGLDIGGPYGANIVTALSGTVTKTSYNSTSGYYVEVSHGNGVVTRYLHCSKILVSVGQTVMQGDTIALVGSTGVSTGPHLHFSVVINGNNVDPYPYLKAVH, via the coding sequence TTGTATAAAAAGCATTTAATTCGAACTGCTACTATATTGCTTGCAGCTCTTTTATTTAATGTTGCATCAAAAGATGTAAAAGCAGAAGAAACAAATGTAGAACGATGTCTTACCGATAATAGTCTCGCTGGTATGTCACTAATAATGAATAAATATTATGATGAACGTTTATCAGAAACAGGAATCTCTGTAAGCAACGCTACTACTCCTGTATATGTTGACGGTGTCTTAATTGATGCAGTTCATATACCTTTAGAATTTAGTAATTTAGGAGTCTCAAAAGTATCTGATTATGTTAATATACGAAGTGAAGCATCCACAGACTCTGAAGTTGTTGGTAAATTATATAGCAATGCAGTAGCCACCATTCTTTCAAATGATGGAGAATGGGCTAAGATTACTTCTGGTACAGTAGATGGATATATCAAATCTGAATATTTAAGTACTGGTGAGGAAGCAGTTGCCATTGCTAATCAAAACTTTAAAAAATATGCTACTCCTACTACGATGACTCTTAATATTCGAAGTGGCCCAGGAACAGATTATAGTATTATCGCACAAGTTCCTATGGAAGAAGAATTAGAAATCATATCTGAGGGTGATCAATGGATTAAGGTTGCTTATGGTAATCAATCCGAAGCATATGTATCAAAAGATTATGTAGATATTAACTATGAGTTTAACTATGCAGTGTCAAAAGAGGAAGAAGAAGAAATTGCTAGAAAGAATTCATATGATATCAATAATATGATTTGGCCTCTTCCATCCGATCATACAATCTACACTTACTATGGATATCGTACCCCTCCAACCGCTGGTGCTAGTACATTCCATAAAGGCTTAGATATTGGTGGGCCTTATGGTGCTAATATTGTTACAGCCTTATCTGGAACGGTAACAAAAACTTCTTATAATAGCACTTCTGGTTATTATGTTGAAGTAAGTCATGGAAATGGTGTTGTAACAAGATATTTACATTGCTCTAAAATATTAGTATCTGTTGGACAAACTGTTATGCAAGGAGATACCATCGCACTTGTTGGATCTACTGGTGTTTCAACTGGCCCACATTTACATTTTAGTGTAGTGATTAACGGTAATAATGTAGACCCATATCCATATTTAAAAGCAGTACATTAA
- the ltrA gene encoding group II intron reverse transcriptase/maturase, producing MKETKKCDDSRQLNTESGHLQKDRVELESYAKAPSISMTSDNRQNARREYHYGLLEKIISNENLNEAFKRVKKNKGSHGIDKMGVDELLPYLRSHGEELKQSIADGSYKPNPVRRVEIPKDNGKTRPLGIPTVVDRVIQQAVSQVLTPIFEKKFSENSYGFRPNRNAHQAILKCKEYMDEGYKWAVDIDLEKYFDTVNHDRLIGLIYKEVKDIRVIGLIRKYLNAGVMEKGLVSATVEGVPQGGNLSPLLSNIMLHELDMELERRGLKFCRYADDCNVYVKSKKSAERVMKSITEFIEKDLKLKVNKEKSKVDRPWKLKYLGYTFYNKKGEMGIRVHQVSVKKLKGKLKSITGRSNAMSMELRAIKLKQLIVGWISYFKLADMKGTLRELDEWLRRRLRLCYWKQWKKIKTKHDNLVKLGVENWKAWEHANTRKGYWRISNSPILNSTLTNKYLREQGFITLSERYSQIR from the coding sequence TTGAAAGAAACAAAGAAATGTGATGACAGCAGACAACTGAATACAGAATCAGGTCATTTGCAAAAGGATAGAGTGGAACTCGAAAGCTATGCAAAGGCGCCGAGCATTTCTATGACGTCGGATAACAGACAGAACGCCCGAAGAGAATATCACTATGGATTGCTAGAGAAAATCATTAGTAATGAAAATCTAAATGAAGCCTTTAAACGTGTAAAGAAGAATAAAGGAAGTCATGGAATCGACAAGATGGGAGTAGATGAACTTCTACCATATCTAAGAAGTCATGGCGAAGAGCTTAAGCAATCCATAGCAGATGGAAGTTATAAACCGAATCCCGTAAGAAGGGTAGAGATACCAAAGGATAACGGGAAAACAAGACCATTAGGGATACCAACTGTAGTAGACCGAGTGATACAACAGGCAGTATCACAAGTACTAACGCCAATCTTTGAGAAGAAATTTTCAGAGAATAGTTATGGATTTAGACCAAATCGAAACGCGCATCAAGCAATTCTAAAATGTAAAGAATACATGGATGAAGGCTATAAATGGGCGGTAGATATAGATTTAGAAAAGTACTTTGATACTGTCAACCACGATAGGTTAATTGGGCTGATTTATAAAGAAGTCAAGGATATACGAGTAATCGGACTGATAAGGAAGTATCTAAATGCAGGAGTGATGGAAAAGGGATTAGTAAGTGCTACTGTAGAAGGAGTGCCTCAAGGTGGGAACTTATCTCCACTATTAAGTAATATCATGTTGCATGAACTAGATATGGAATTAGAACGAAGAGGACTTAAGTTCTGCCGTTATGCAGATGATTGCAATGTATACGTGAAATCAAAGAAATCAGCAGAGCGAGTTATGAAAAGTATCACGGAGTTTATAGAAAAGGACTTGAAGCTTAAAGTTAACAAAGAGAAAAGTAAGGTAGACCGACCATGGAAACTAAAATATCTAGGATATACCTTTTACAATAAGAAAGGTGAAATGGGAATAAGAGTACATCAAGTTTCTGTTAAGAAGTTAAAAGGAAAACTTAAGAGTATCACTGGAAGAAGTAATGCAATGAGTATGGAACTCAGAGCTATTAAACTAAAACAATTAATTGTTGGCTGGATAAGTTACTTCAAACTAGCAGATATGAAAGGTACTTTACGAGAACTTGATGAGTGGCTAAGAAGACGTTTACGTCTTTGTTACTGGAAACAGTGGAAAAAGATTAAAACGAAACATGATAACTTAGTTAAACTAGGGGTAGAGAATTGGAAAGCATGGGAACATGCGAATACAAGGAAAGGCTACTGGAGAATCTCCAATAGCCCAATCTTAAATTCAACTCTTACCAATAAATATCTTAGAGAACAAGGTTTTATAACACTTAGTGAAAGATATTCGCAAATAAGGTAA
- a CDS encoding beta-class carbonic anhydrase, with the protein MIEDILKYNEQFVKDKSYEKYITSKYPDKKIAILSCMDTRLTELLPAALGIKNGDAKIIKNAGGVVTHPFGSAVRSLLIAIMELNVSEVMVIGHTDCGVQHLDADKMIEKLTERNVSTEQIDMIKYIGIDLKTWLKGFDTVEDSVHQSVEILKHHPLIPKDVTIAGFVMDSVTGQLYPIE; encoded by the coding sequence ATGATTGAAGATATATTAAAATATAATGAGCAATTCGTAAAAGATAAGTCATATGAGAAGTACATAACAAGTAAATACCCAGATAAAAAAATAGCGATTCTTTCTTGTATGGATACAAGATTAACGGAGCTGTTACCAGCAGCATTAGGAATAAAAAATGGAGATGCCAAAATAATTAAAAATGCTGGTGGCGTAGTTACTCATCCATTTGGTAGTGCGGTACGAAGCTTATTAATTGCAATAATGGAATTGAATGTAAGTGAAGTTATGGTAATCGGCCATACAGATTGTGGTGTACAGCACCTAGACGCTGATAAAATGATTGAAAAATTAACAGAACGTAATGTTTCAACAGAACAAATTGATATGATTAAATATATTGGAATAGATTTAAAAACCTGGTTAAAGGGATTTGATACGGTAGAAGATTCTGTGCATCAATCAGTAGAAATTTTAAAACATCATCCACTCATACCTAAGGATGTAACAATTGCTGGTTTTGTAATGGATTCTGTAACCGGACAACTATATCCAATCGAATAA
- a CDS encoding alpha/beta hydrolase, with product MKSRLEKLKLFSSIFFKIFVILLLIMFVHILIKYIEIRKSNVHSAPDYFVIIYGLYYVFPIIITYMIHIVCKFKARKLEQFENKEVYQSRKSQHTILTRLKKLATKKVILLILVIFTLVCIIIPSIVIWAVVNKHVDYTGNTAPPYPLQGIYTAKDFGITSNELTIKSEDNIDLWVSEVTVENPKAIIIYISGIVQPSVTYYYGHAKWMKNNGYASFLLELRAHGKSEGDKICLGYEETKDVEALVQYIKGQEKYKDIPIVLQGVSMGGAVAVNAFGSIEEISGLIAMSAYSSFEDVVYDYMNNNNVPQFISNFGRLITHIGLYFNFGNIVYTMKPINQIQNADGRPVFLIASKGDTSVPYENALRLKEKLEDCELWIRDSDAHFIIKNTDFINFEQDEEYCNKILMFLEEKIVQ from the coding sequence TTGAAGTCTAGATTAGAAAAACTAAAGTTATTTTCTAGTATTTTTTTTAAGATATTCGTAATTCTACTTTTAATTATGTTTGTGCACATCCTTATTAAATATATTGAAATTAGAAAATCAAATGTCCATAGTGCTCCTGATTATTTCGTAATCATTTACGGATTATATTATGTCTTTCCTATTATAATCACTTATATGATTCATATCGTGTGTAAGTTTAAGGCAAGAAAGCTTGAACAATTTGAAAATAAAGAAGTTTACCAATCTAGAAAGTCCCAACATACAATTTTAACGAGATTAAAGAAATTAGCAACAAAAAAAGTTATCTTGCTTATTTTAGTGATATTTACCTTGGTTTGCATTATCATTCCAAGCATAGTTATATGGGCCGTTGTAAATAAACATGTGGACTATACAGGAAATACTGCACCGCCATATCCATTGCAAGGAATTTATACAGCCAAAGATTTTGGAATCACGTCAAATGAATTAACAATTAAATCCGAGGATAACATTGACTTATGGGTTTCAGAAGTAACAGTAGAAAATCCCAAGGCTATTATCATATATATTTCAGGCATCGTGCAGCCCTCCGTTACTTATTACTATGGACATGCAAAATGGATGAAAAACAATGGATATGCATCGTTTCTATTGGAATTAAGAGCACATGGGAAAAGTGAAGGCGATAAGATTTGTCTTGGATATGAAGAAACAAAAGATGTAGAAGCATTGGTTCAGTATATTAAAGGACAAGAGAAGTATAAAGATATTCCTATTGTTTTACAAGGGGTCTCCATGGGTGGGGCAGTGGCAGTCAATGCATTTGGCAGTATAGAGGAGATTTCCGGACTAATAGCAATGTCTGCATATTCTAGTTTCGAAGATGTTGTCTATGACTATATGAATAATAACAATGTCCCACAATTTATATCAAACTTTGGAAGATTGATTACTCATATTGGTCTTTATTTCAATTTTGGAAATATAGTATACACGATGAAACCTATCAATCAAATTCAAAATGCCGATGGGAGACCAGTATTTTTGATTGCAAGTAAAGGGGATACATCGGTTCCTTATGAAAATGCATTGCGCTTAAAAGAGAAATTAGAAGATTGTGAGTTATGGATTCGGGACTCAGATGCGCATTTTATTATAAAAAATACTGACTTTATCAATTTTGAGCAAGATGAAGAATATTGTAATAAGATTCTTATGTTCTTGGAAGAAAAAATAGTGCAGTAA
- a CDS encoding DEAD/DEAH box helicase produces the protein MDGQSFTHYNLSKEILEALNLLNYKEATKVQQLVLPKALSKKDLRVKASTGSGKTAAFGIPISEMVDWLENKPQALILVPTRELAIQVSEEIRSIGRLKRLKVSAIFGRVDIKRQELELKQKTHIVVGTPGRIRDLISRGSLVIDEIKYLVIDEADEMFFIGLKEQVEDIIKQLPKSRTTMLFSATLSEDINELVKQYMIEPLDIEVESETTTMDQIKQLAFLVEEEQKFDALKYVTITQNPDSCIIFANTQVKVDEIYEFLKKNKYPVNCLHGGLQQKERMKIMESFKQGGFRYLVATDVVARGIDIDKLSLVINFDMYRGLENYVHRIGRTGRQREIGTAVTFYTKNEESKLEELEDYLKTSILQVPTENKSTNIELTKIESDDIESTEIKSTDIESTDIESTDIESAAYLPSDSSDSIIKRIENETFIISSNEQLRFEEKLKQTPVVKPNKSKNVEKDILKLHINAGKKAKIRTNEIVATICSIEGILDTDIGVIQITDIATFVEILNNKGLHVLEELKKKTIKGKVRKVNIARR, from the coding sequence ATGGACGGACAAAGTTTTACACATTATAATCTTAGCAAAGAAATATTAGAGGCTCTAAACCTCTTAAACTATAAAGAAGCTACAAAAGTGCAGCAATTGGTTCTACCAAAGGCATTGTCAAAGAAAGACCTTCGCGTGAAGGCATCCACTGGCAGTGGAAAAACTGCTGCCTTTGGAATTCCTATCTCTGAAATGGTTGATTGGCTAGAAAATAAGCCACAAGCTCTTATCCTTGTTCCAACAAGAGAATTAGCCATACAAGTTTCTGAAGAAATTCGTAGCATTGGTCGTTTAAAACGATTAAAAGTTAGCGCTATCTTTGGAAGGGTGGATATAAAACGTCAAGAATTAGAATTAAAACAAAAAACACATATCGTTGTAGGTACTCCTGGCAGAATTAGAGATTTGATTTCACGTGGTTCACTGGTAATTGATGAAATTAAATATCTCGTTATAGATGAAGCGGATGAAATGTTTTTTATTGGCTTAAAGGAACAGGTTGAGGATATTATAAAACAACTACCAAAATCACGTACAACTATGCTATTTTCTGCTACCCTATCCGAGGATATTAATGAACTTGTTAAACAATACATGATAGAACCTCTCGATATTGAAGTTGAAAGTGAAACTACAACTATGGATCAGATTAAGCAACTTGCCTTTTTAGTTGAAGAAGAACAAAAATTTGATGCTTTAAAATATGTTACGATCACTCAGAATCCTGACAGTTGTATAATCTTTGCGAATACACAAGTAAAAGTGGATGAAATCTATGAGTTTTTAAAAAAGAATAAGTATCCTGTGAATTGTCTTCACGGTGGCTTGCAACAAAAAGAGCGGATGAAAATCATGGAGAGTTTTAAACAAGGTGGCTTTCGCTATCTCGTTGCAACGGATGTCGTTGCAAGAGGGATTGATATTGATAAGCTATCATTAGTTATTAATTTTGATATGTATCGTGGACTAGAAAATTATGTACATCGTATCGGTAGGACAGGCAGACAAAGAGAAATAGGAACTGCTGTAACGTTTTATACGAAAAATGAAGAAAGCAAGTTAGAGGAGTTAGAAGATTATTTAAAAACATCTATATTACAGGTGCCTACTGAAAATAAATCAACTAATATTGAATTAACTAAAATTGAATCTGACGATATTGAATCAACTGAAATTAAATCTACCGATATTGAATCTACTGATATTGAATCTACTGATATTGAATCCGCTGCTTACTTACCTTCTGACTCTTCTGATTCAATTATTAAACGAATCGAGAATGAGACCTTTATCATATCTTCAAACGAACAATTACGCTTTGAAGAAAAACTAAAACAAACCCCTGTAGTTAAGCCGAATAAAAGTAAGAACGTTGAAAAAGATATTCTTAAACTTCATATAAACGCAGGTAAAAAGGCTAAGATACGTACGAATGAGATTGTGGCTACGATATGTAGTATCGAAGGAATCTTAGATACGGATATTGGCGTTATTCAAATTACCGACATCGCTACATTTGTTGAAATATTAAATAACAAGGGTTTGCATGTTTTGGAGGAACTTAAAAAGAAAACGATTAAGGGTAAAGTACGTAAGGTGAATATTGCTAGACGTTAG